The DNA sequence TTGGTTGATTTGTTTGGGGAGCCTGGAGTCTTAAGTAAGCCTGATTCCTCTCTCAACGGTTCTGCTTCTGTCTTAGTTTCTTCACCCTTATGTCATCCAAGGTTTAAAGCCGTAAAGACCGCCGGGAACTTCAGGACATTAGCCAAACTGTATTTCTCTGACAACCAATCACTCGACATTGCACAGGATGATTTTTTGTCAGGTGAATCTTTGATTGCTTTTGCCATGCCCTATGTCTCTGTGTTTTATGGCTTGAAGCATTAACACTTGGCAGCCAAAGATTTAACTGAAACATGAACAATGAGACCTATAGTTGACATGCTCCACTAGTGATATATTTCTGCCCTTTCTTTTCATCATGACAGGTGCTGCTAGTGGTCAAGATGATAAAACTCATCCATGGTTTGCTAAAACATTTGACTTGAAATTTTATGACAAGCATAATGTTGTTTCTGCTTCAGGCAAGAATCTTGTATCTTCAGTGTCACCGCTGTTCCACGGAGCTGCTTGCAATGTTACCCCTAATAGAGATATGCAGGTACTAAACTTATTTAATTCGAATGCCATTAAGTCATTGCACTTTGAGAGAGGTCCTGCTCCGCCAAGTTTGGAAGCAACTCAGTCAGTCTTGTCTACATCAAATAGTGAACTTTATCTTGAGGAAGGCTTGGACATCCCATGGAGTGAACTtgttttaaagaagaaaattgggAAAGGTTTGTGTTATTACATTGACATCAACAGTCTAGGCTATAGAAATAGTTGATGCATGCAAATAACTTTTCATGCATGACTATGCTTCAGGATGCATAAATATTGTAAGAGACTTCACATGCAGGATTCTGATTTTTTCGGAATGCTTTTCAGGTTCTTATGGAACTGTCCATCTTGCTGAATGGCGTAATTTTGTAAGCATAAAACAAactatatatttcttttatttgtgatGTCTAATATTATGTTTGATGAATTGTATAGGCAGTGCAGTGCTGGCACAACACGACACTTTCTATCTCTACTTGCATCCATGAATGTTTATCTAGTTTTTATGGTTCCATCTTTGCATGtcttcttaaattatttttctttaagtaacagttgttttatttgttttgttaattcTAAGGTGATATCAAATTacttatcatttaaatttgagattaaacACTGTAGTGAATATTCTCTATTTGCTTGCATCCTTGGAGTAGTTTACAAAGTTCTGGGCTTACCaaatgattttcctttttatgttcCTTCTCATGATGCTGCCTATCTGTTTACTGTAATAATGAATGCAGATGTTTAGACAATGCATTTTGATGTTTTCCGAGAGTGGAATAATAAGGCTTAGATTTTGTCCTGGTTATAGTGCAGCAGAGAATTCACttgtttaattttacatttcatGCTCTTAGGATGTTGCTGTCAAAATTCTTGTGGAGCAAGAATTCCATGCAGATCGTTTTGAGGAATTTTTAAGGGAGGTATGCTGAAGCTACTTTATGCTTTGggaaaatatataagaaatatggAAACACTTTGGAACGTGGATATAACTCTagttcttttcttctttttaataatgtttACTTTTTGCCAGTtgtttaatatcatttatttctGTAATTATTTGTTAGGTTGCAATCATGAAACGATTACGACATCCTAATATTGTTCTCTTTATGGGTGCTGTTACCCAGCCCCCAAACTTGTCAatagttacagaatatttatcAAGGTATCAAGATTTTTTgtaatgattttcttttatattttcttcatttatgcCATCAGAAATGAAGCTCCTATATCAGTTTTATTTATCActgattgaattttatattttggattGCAGGGGCAGCTTGTTTAATCTATTGCAGATGCCCGAAGTGTTGGATATGAAGCTTCGCTTAAATATGGCTTATGATGTGgtatgttatattatttgtttaattctGTTTCACATTAGACATGAATCTGTAGTTTCCTTTAAATTGAGAATGGTTATTTGTCTGTACAGGCAAACGGGATGAATTATCTTCATCAGTGTAGGCCTCCTTTTGTACATCGAGATTTAAAGTCTCCAAATCTTTTGGTTGGCAGTAATTACACTGTTAAGGTGAGTGTTAGAAAAGCATTCTAACTTCAGacctttatctttttcttttaagtcaAAATACAGTGTAGATAAGGTGAAACAATTCTTGTTTGTGTTGATAATTCAACAGGGAATCCAACCTGTGCATGTCTACCTGTCTCTTAGAAAATGCATTTGGTTgggagttttaaaaaattttgggatccaaaattcatttttaaaatgtaaaaactATAAAAGTAGTTTTTGCTATTGTTTGTGAGATTGAATCACAATATGGGAAATTTGTTCTGCTTTGAATTTGAGAAGTTTTAATGCTAAGTGAGAAAATATTGTTCATGTGAAAATGCACTAAAAGCATCCAACTATATCTATTGATTCAAAGAAAGAACTGCAGAAGTTTCTGAGGAAATTACTAATATTTCATGAAATAGAATTCAATTGTTAACTTTCCTTTTGGCCTCTAAAACAGAGTTTAGGATCTTTGAAGAAGTTTTCGACGAAAATGCTTACAGTTCATTCATGAATATTGTCTTTATGATCTGAGGAAATAATCCATTAATCTCACTGCTGAAACTTAAATGGTGCTCTACCATGTGTCAACTAATTAGTCTGTCTGTTTCAGTAGAAAATGGAGAACTTCAAATGCTCTTTAAACTGAACTTTGAAACATGGTAACTTGGGCATTTACTTATCTTTAAATATGGTGAATATATCATCCAGGTCTGTGATTTTGGTCTTTCTCGTTCAAAGGCAAACACTTATCTCTCATCAAAGACTGCTGTAGGGACTGTAAGTTATTTTTAAGCTTTTAGGAATGTTACTCTCAGATTTCTGTAATTGTTAGACAAAGGAAGCATGGATGAGTTCAGATACTGAAACCTGCCTTTTTTATTAGCCGGAGTGGATGGCACCAGAAGTTCTCCGTGAGGAGAGATCAAATGAAAAATCAGATGTCTTCAGCTTTGGCGTGATCTTGTGGGAACTTGTAACTCTTCAGCAACCTTGGAAGAACTTAACCCCTATGCAGGTCATTCATCTATCGTGTGGCTTCCTAATCATAATTTCTTAATGAATATATTACGGTCAAAGGAAACCAGCAGAAATTGATCTCCATTGATGATTTTAGATTCATAAACCAATAATCAGTGTAAATAAGCTCTTTGAAGATGACTGTAATATAAATGTGGCACTGTAAGAAACAAAATCCACTGGAGTTAAAGGGAGATTAGTTACTAGGTCATTAACTGTTACTTTGGAGCAGTTGGAAGCTGATGGCCAAAAATGGATTCTGTAGAAACAATAGGTTCAATCTGTATGAAGATTTGATGTCACATGGCTTATCAGAAAATAAACTAGAACACCATTTCCGCAACTTGCTGATAAATCTTGGCCCAGACTGAAATGGAAGCATGTAATTTCAAAAGAGTACGACTGTAACTGACTCAACAACTGATAAATCGGGCTTGTCAGTGGAGAGGGATCCAACTCTACCTGCTTTGACTTATCAATTAGTTATCCATCTAGCTTTTCCATTCTTCAAAGTACTGCATTGTGAAAGTGAGGTGATGCAGAAGAGTCAACTTGTTTTGTCATAGAAATGTAGCTCATTAAATACGGCATATCATTTTTTCAGGTTATTGGAGCTGTTGCCTTCAGGGGTCAAAGGCTTGAGATTCCAGACAGCGTGCATCCTGCACTGGCTACCTTGATTGAGAGTTGCTGGGCAGAGTAAGTTTACAGCCACTTGAATTGACTGCCAAActttcatcttcaattttttttttctctggatTAGGCACAATTTTACACAATAATTTGATGCTTTACCTCTCTGATAAATGCACTTTTATCATACTGCAGTGACCCCACCAGCCGTCCTTCTTTCTTGGATGTTATCGAAATTTTGCAGCAATTGCTCATGAGTTCCCTTTTTTAGCCCAGTTGGCCCAAACGTATTGACTAATTGCTAAATCCCATATGAATAATTGTTCATGTGGTAGTAAGGCTCTCTTCTCTAATTATACAGGTGAACTGCCCTCATGTTTATATGTACTCTCAGATGTACAGATTTTTTTATCTAGTGTGGCTTCACAAtcactctttctttctttatcgTCTTTCAAAATATAGTATTTTAGCAGTATCAAAGGCTTTAATGTATGTTTTCCAtgcatattttactttttagtgAATTGATCTAAGGTGAGAGCTAACACAGGATGTTCATTTTCATATGCCATCCCAGCTTAATATCGATGCACGATACAGAGAGTTCAGTGGTCTCACGTACCATTGTTAGAACATTCATCAGTCTCAGTCATACATCTTCAATCCAACTTGCCTGAACTGTAAATCATCATAAACTGAGAGATGGTGTAAAGTTGGGTCATTTTGTTTCTGGGTTTGTGCCATTGCGAATGCTTCAGTCCTGCTTGTGGGATGGCATTGTATTTAACTGCAATGTCTACCTGTTCTAAGGTGCAAGAGGATTCATTGTGACACATTTGGTGAGGCTTGCTAAACATGGTAAAATAAGAAAGTTTTTGCAGGTTCCGTGCCCGGTAAATTCTTTTAGTGCGAGTCTGGTTCTGGTGCAAGAGCCAAATTTGgattattttcatttctattaagctttaactatcaatatgaattaattagataatataaaaaaggccaaaagacttattcccacccaaggtttattatATTCCCTAGTTAATATCCACTAAATATGGAAAATCCAaacttttatttgtaataagggagtttcaaaagtaaaatcactctttagaaatatattaaaaatattttatttatatattaacaattttttttgtgattaaattttaaaatattatattttctcgttagggtattttcttttttttttctcttttttaacgtttattattaaattgaatccgaaaattttttaatttgaattcattgtaTCATTTGCAAAGGCAACAGagatatttttatgattttatagtcttttgtgtgtgtgtgtgtgtgttaaaTGGAGGTCTAGCCTAAAGCCTAAAATTTAGGCTCGGCCTAATATGGTAACGTTAGGGCTCAACTCATAGGCCTTTCAGATGGGGTTGTGAGCCTGAATATTAGACCTATGGGGTCTAGCCTAAAGCCTAAAATTTAGGCTTGGCCTGATATGGTAATATCAGAGCTCAACTTATAGGCCTTTCAGATGGGGTTGTGAGCCCAAGTTCATTCGAGTTTGAATCGAATGAGTCTGTGATGAGCCAACCctgtttgagctcgagctattcgtccaatttttcaattaaaaattttgatacaaaatgatattgttttgattaatatgtattaaaatgacgttattttaataacaaaatagttaaaaatttgagCTCGAAATGAGTCAAACCGAatttaagtcaagtttgagtttgattttcacgagctcgagctcaaactcgagttcTGCTATATACAAATCAagctaagtttgagtttgagttcgagcttgagttcGACTTAGCTCAAATCCAGTGCTAGATTGAATATTAGACCCATGTAGAGATGTCAATGCGCTGGCTCCGGTTCGGCCCATTAGGTTAATGGGTCAGGTCGGGCGGAGGCCCAAATAGTAATGGGTCTTCGGGTTGGGTCAacccattgaaatataaaggcccaatgCTCCAcccatataataacatatcttAATTGGGTCAAATTGGACTTTAATCAGGTTGTGTCGGGCCTAGCCAACccattaaatcaatatttaaaaaaaaaaatttaaacataaattatttttaaattattaaaaccgaggacAATatctcgaatattttatttataatctctcacttgtgatGAAGAAATATCGTGggtatataataaaaaatattataaattgataacatagtacaaataaattaatttatacactgtataaattacaaaacataaataaaatatatctactatataacatttatctactcatcttctacattcaaatctttgaattctttaaagacatcttctgtcacacgattatgtaatttgaaattAGCTTTGACCCAATCCTTCATGTACATTATTGCTTCGACCATATGTAAATTGAATCGTCTATCATCCAACACGCATCCACTTGCACTAAAAGCGGATTTCGATGCTACAATTGACACCAGAGGTGTTAGTAAATCTTAGGTCATGGCTACAAGCACAGAAAAAGTTTTTGCCTTGTCTTTTCACCATGCCAAAATATCTAGTTTTTcaacattatatctttgaacaatttcaggataacggtcaatattgatataattataaaattgactataatttgtactttgacttgtagtttgtttacctttgcgCAACAGCAACCatatgcgtgactttttttAACTAAACTACCAGAACTTACCTTTGGTGCAGAATTTTGTccagttttttcatatttttgttcataattactatatatatcaagtaaaaaattttgaacatattcaacagaatttacattgctattaattgataaattttcattaataagatcaaataaattttataatccattagtttttgccctatGATCTAAAATAGTAGCCGTAGAATAtagtaaaggaatttcactccaatatttttaaaatttttgttctatttgtatacatatattttgaaaagtatgatGAGAGTGATGATacttatgttttttaaaaacatcacttatttctatcatactatatattatagaacaagttgttGGATAATATACGTCTAAGCAATGATCGGTGGTGTCTTTAATGACTCTAACAAGTTTATTAAAGTCATAGCTATTTCCCAATCttgatttgtcaaaaaataGGATCTTGCAAATCTTTTGGTTGAGTATTGAAATATCGTATTATAGAAACTTCATACTGCTCGCATactttcaacatgagatatgttgaattccacctaattttaatatctatttttaattttttccttcttaacctCATTGATCTACATAATCGATGATGTGTTTGTACTCGTGACGGGGATGATGAAATGTTTGCAAtgacatgtttaattacttctaaattttttttgccAAACTCAAGCATTTTtgagcgattaaattaataatatgacatacacacctaacataaaataatttttcattaaatagagaagataaatgattatatatatattcaataactttatcattatttttagcattatcaaaagtaatagaaaaaatagactattaattttatattcctaaaaaattTTTGCTAATGCACGATAAATTGTAAAACCATCATgcagatattttaaatttctaaatgcaataatttttttttgcataattgtcAATTAGAATTAACACAATGCgcagttgcacaaagataccTTATATGTTGATTTGCAGCAGTCCATAAATTAGAAGTTATTGAAATCatatcattaaaattacttaattctccaataatttttattttcattaattcataatttctcaatatatatGACCTAAGAATTGGCTTAAGAATTGACTTAAGAATTCTTCTAAATAttggttgaatactattttgcatcatccattataaaatttcatcttttgcataactaaaaggttgaccAAAAGCAATTACGTACTTGCTCATGTAATTTCGTATTttcatttgatcgtacgtaAAAGTTGACATTTTTCCCATATGTTCGGAACTGCTCGGACCTCCTGTTGAAGTGGCACCTGGACTAACAGATTACGATCGGGtgaatgtaaattatttttgtcctcTAAGCTCacgtgaaatttttttatagtaatcagtaacatgttataatacccttaggtacgttttaggggtatttatgtcttttgaccctgttttgagatatttctaattttaaatataaatatatatattcacatgtatgtgtgtgtgttttatatatatatctatataaatatatagatatgtataaagaaattaaaaagaaaaagaaaaagagatcaagattatataaagaaagaaaaataaaaaaaagcaaCTTTCAcccttttttccatcatcttctccgccTCTTCCAGCAGCAGCCCACTTCatgccattttcttttgttttgtgaagataaatgaataaattgaaggagttttggaagacaaaataagaaaagaaagcaaagaagtactttggaagccttggtaaccaaaagatctccttctttttcctttatctatgtttatatgcatgttatgtgaatatgttagtgtgttttggtgttgatttaaagtggttttggtgataaaggaagcaaaacaaagaagaggaagccaacttgcaaagatttgacctgaaacaaggtaagaggtatcatctttgatatgttgtatgttttaggcttttggttccttggatctacgttataaatgatgatcttgaagttgagaaatattgttttgccatttcgGGTgcctatgtgtgtgattttattaatgacagagagttggataatatttacagttttaccactggtttcgtcccatgttttgactcccttatttaatgaattatcagtgctattatagcttgttggaaaactctttgaattctcttttcagtgatatataacttgtatgaattagagatcatttggactattaaatattgtataaaccacAAGGATTGCTTTACCAAATACatagaggaggcagttttttccactgatttcatctcacattttgattgtcttatctaatgaattatgagtgctattataacttgttggaaatctctttgaatactcttttcaaatatatatagcttgtatgaagtagaaaccgtttggactgtaaaattgtatgaaaaagaaggctaccctgtcaaataaacagggttgtgaacaatatttcacagttttggaaaggaaaagaaagaaaagaaaggaaaggaaaggaaagaaaggagagaaaaagaaaagaagaagaaaagaaagaaaaacaagaaaaggaatttgaggctcaagattcaggggtcgtcccaaaaAGTAATGTCTAATGAgctatgaataaatttagatggaagcaaaattagtaagatataagacccgcatgtatgctataaactatgagggggtacTTTACATTACACcccccgcagtagggcacgttcgcagtaggacacgtttgtaataggacatagacccccagtagggtccgctcgcagtagagcttaattcaaatttagaaatggtgtagtgatagaaagaaagagagctcgagcttagaaaagtgtcaaatccctatagttagcttctagaaagtatcaaatagataccAATTGACACAAAGTATGactcaaatagtaaagaatgaactagattaccttCTCAATCTcctatagaggttaggatgtgaggttgagtcccgagagtgagttagaacaagaaatgagatagtttgctggattttttccccttactgagtgttcttatctctcacttccttttctgtCATGATTGTaagtacaggtgatcgaggtagctgcgagacACGAttaggtcagcgtaggtagattcGGTTGGAGCAgattatctctagtttatattacatgtatatAGTCATATGTTTTTGAGATGATgatacagttgtatatgattactccacgttttcagatgctttcagatgagtttttacatgagtatatacatcttttgttcgtttccagattttcaattttcttaaaataatttctaaacacttttagtgatgcgttcatgttaaagtatttaaaaaaaaaaatagacgttccagatattaattcgtaacatttctcttttggtGGGTAGTATTTCTAGGGAGGGATATTACACATATCGGCGAAGATGTCTTgtcccacttgtacttgcacatattaaacaaaaatcacAATGTTTACATATTGCTCGACGAATTAATTTTCCGTCTATTATTTCCTTTATTCTATCGAAGTACTCTCataccattgacgtttgttttctttttctctttgtcgaATAATACAAACTTGTACCTGTACCACTTTCACCCGTTGGTACTCCACCTATTCCatcttgtgcatcatcaataatatcatcagcaccatcatgataatattcaaatggttgaattcatttgatattggatttatttgtaatattttataatgataaaattaaaataaaatgagattaaagatataataaaataattgagattgagagtttgagaaatttgtaattgtaattgaaaatgaaaatgaaaaattgaatagatttttatagagaaaaaataaattaattaaaaaattaaaaaaaaattaagtaatgaCTATCAGTCATGGGCCAGTAGCTATTGCCAACGGCTTttgccatttggcagaagcaGAATCCGGCAGAagcaaggaaaaaaataaaaataaattttttttaattttataaacagtATCAGGTTGGCCCGGGCTAGCCTATGGatctaatattaaagccctaagCTTAGCTCGATAGGCCCATAGGCCTGCCCTGACACTCTACAGTATCGTGTTGGGTTTTATCATGCCCATGGCCCTGGCCCTAGCCCCACACTCTACGTGTCTAAACCCATGGGTTAGCTTGGCTCAACCCATCActattaagaattttaaaaaattaaaaaaatgagtaaatGACAATTGGCTTTTCcaataaatagaaatattttttaaatttttttatataaacaatccaaattttctctattttaaaattttatttacaaatattttaatcttaatattttcattatattcttaattcactttctctcattaactctcttttgGAAACtgtctaaatttataaataataagtctctgtgtttataattttatttttatcattacaaaatattacaaatagatctgATATTAAATGTCTATTTAgataaattgtattatatatatatatatattatttatgtttgtaattataaggtatataaattaatttatttgtgttatgttataatatttttcattatgtaacCACAGTATTCCTTCACTCCAAGTGAGGGattgtaaataaaatgttcGGGGTACtctttttggttttaataatttaaaaataatttacatttaaattttttttttaaatttgtttaaataagcTAACCCGATTAAGGTCCGATCTgattctatatatatagggtttgGTGTTGGGCTTGAAAATTCCATGGGTTGGCCATGGACATGTTTGCCTTAATATTTTTCCAAACCCTAATTTCCAACGGTGTTTTGTACTTTTTAGGATAATTTAGTAAATTACCTTAAATTTTAAggtaagataaataaaaaaaagaataaattgttgatttttgaaatttaatattagtGTAAcgaatttaattatttttatacttttatgataacattaaaataaaaaaatgatgtaaATTACAACTTGTCTTAAGTGAAATCATGTGTCTCTTTGCTCTCATCTTCATTTCTCTCCCGCACCACACTAATTCCTTAACATTAACCTTGCCAAAGCCACACCACCCACAaactaccaccaccaccatcccATCACCATGCCACGACTAAAGCCAACAACATCCACACACTATTACCACCAAACACCCCACCACCACtatcatggtttttttttttttttttgtaagttcaCTCCATTAACATGATGATAGTTCTCCCATTATTAATATGGGTTTTTATTTTGGGTAACCAAAAACTCTATTTAGATTGGTTAGACGAATAAACTCTAAAACACAGTAATAAAATCTATCATCACTGTATTAGATAAGTCAAAGTTTCATAAGTTATGATAGATACTCTAATTCGAGCAatttctttaaaagttttaatatttcattagttttattaatttttgaagtcTAATATGTTGTCATAGCCAAGATTAATAGTACATACACATTGTCACAAACAACAATACACCCCGCCACAATAGCCCTGCAAACCACCCACCAATCGATCCCACGACGCCTAACAGTCCATTGGTAAGTTATTCGCTACAAACATTTTCTCCATGGTCCATTAATAAGTTGTTTTTGCCTTCACCTCCTTGGCCTTCTCTTGGTTGCCTTCATTACTCATTGAGTTGTCACCAACAACTTTGGCTCCTTTAACTTTGGTACTAGAATCGAAACCCTATTGTCTTTCTTATCCAACTTTATCATGGACTTCTCTAGAGCTCTATCTTTTAGTTCAACCAAATGCTTCCCCTTGACCTTCCGCGTGGCAGTTGCAGCTTGCTTCTCGAGTTCTTTCTCATTATTCCTCCACttctctatttaatttaatgttttatttcatttaattaaaatttgtacattattaaaatttatttatttttctcaaaagCAATTGCAATTGCAAGGATAAAACATaccataaacatttaaattttattttttcatttaaaaaaacttatttaaccGCCTACAATGAAAATTCTATAATAAAAGTACTAATA is a window from the Mangifera indica cultivar Alphonso unplaced genomic scaffold, CATAS_Mindica_2.1 Un_0021, whole genome shotgun sequence genome containing:
- the LOC123206007 gene encoding serine/threonine-protein kinase CTR1-like, which encodes MESLEGVGKTTTASSFKSWALQTEESYQLQLALALRLSAQAASAVDPNFLVFDSAENATDSVETLSHRFWVNGCLSYFDRIPDGFYLIHGMDPYAWTISTDQHDIGLIPSYESLKAVHPGNDLSIKVVLIDKSRDTGLRDIHNRVLSASCNWITAEDVVHHLANLVCNQLGGAASNEEEIGKQWKEHAETLKDCLSSVILPIGSLSVGLCVHRALLFKVLADLVNLPCRIATGCKYCRRDHASSCLVKIGCNREYLVDLFGEPGVLSKPDSSLNGSASVLVSSPLCHPRFKAVKTAGNFRTLAKLYFSDNQSLDIAQDDFLSGAASGQDDKTHPWFAKTFDLKFYDKHNVVSASGKNLVSSVSPLFHGAACNVTPNRDMQVLNLFNSNAIKSLHFERGPAPPSLEATQSVLSTSNSELYLEEGLDIPWSELVLKKKIGKGSYGTVHLAEWRNFDVAVKILVEQEFHADRFEEFLREVAIMKRLRHPNIVLFMGAVTQPPNLSIVTEYLSRGSLFNLLQMPEVLDMKLRLNMAYDVANGMNYLHQCRPPFVHRDLKSPNLLVGSNYTVKVCDFGLSRSKANTYLSSKTAVGTPEWMAPEVLREERSNEKSDVFSFGVILWELVTLQQPWKNLTPMQVIGAVAFRGQRLEIPDSVHPALATLIESCWADDPTSRPSFLDVIEILQQLLMSSLF